One genomic window of Camelina sativa cultivar DH55 chromosome 5, Cs, whole genome shotgun sequence includes the following:
- the LOC104787208 gene encoding kinesin-like protein KIN-7N yields MEKICVAVRVRPPAPELSPETGSSLWKVEDNRISLHKSLDTPITTASYAFDHVFDESSTNASVYELLTKDIIHAAVEGFNGTAFAYGQTSSGKTFTMTGSETDPGIIRRSVRDVFERIHMISDREFLIRVSYMEIYNEEINDLLAVENQRLQIHEHLERGVFVAGLKEEIVSDAEQILKLIDSGEVNRHFGETNMNVHSSRSHTIFRMVIESRGKDNNSSDAIRVSVLNLVDLAGSERIAKTGAGGVRLTEGKYINKSLMILGNVINKLSDSAKLRAHIPYRDSKLTRILQPALGGNAKTCIICTIAPEEHHIEESKGTLQFASRAKRITNCAQVNEILTDAALLKRQKSEIEELRMKLQGSHAEVLEQEILKLSNQMLKYELECERLKTQLEEERRKQKEQEQCIKDQQMKIENLNNLVTNSNFKRNQSEDFISLRKTPDGQCNNINDSSDVLGTPCFKSASRSFVVSRSNNYSGLSDFSPMVNSLGDVADEDTWMKLNKGFVADLDKLQFTPAIKCQFTPAVKCQPTPLTTATTECSLENYKEVEDLKSQIELLNNEKEGLQVKFNEQVLLNNKLMEEMTELKQETLPIKEIPNKLSKSFANCKDVYKDVIVTMQSLIADKESPTVKLLFGTTEITTSLLSTLDTQFSMIMDGQKTGSSIDHPLSDQWETLRVSLKNTTTSLLSDAQAKDEFLNSHNKGQETVALEEEKLKSELIVIKKRYNKVEKELCLDKQLLEASIESHEKLLKEVQLLKEEKESLDRKLSQSTQRLRVTASDKENVLRDLNVEVKRRKEMEEEIKQISTAFATRHKSFVSFHSEIKSKMQKLTTRNP; encoded by the exons ATGGAAAAGATCTGTGTAGCAGTCAGGGTGAGACCACCGGCGCCGGAACTATCGCCGGAAACTGGATCTTCACTCTGGAAAGTTGAAGATAATCGGATCTCTCTTCACAAGTCACTCGACACTCCAATCACAACTGCTTCTTACGCTTTCG ATCATGTGTTCGACGAAAGTTCTACGAATGCTAGCGTCTACGAACTTCTTACCAAGGATATCATTCATGCCGCCGTTGAGGGTTTTAATG GTACTGCATTTGCTTATGGGCAAACTAGTAGTGGGAAGACGTTTACAATGACGGGTTCTGAAACTGATCCAGGAATTATTCGAAGATCTGTCAGAGATGTGTTTGAAAGAATACACATG ATATCTGATCGTGAGTTTCTCATCCGGGTTTCGTACATGGAGATTTACAATGAAGAAATTAATGATCTTTTAGCTGTTGAGAATCAGAGACTGCAAATTCATGAACATTTGGAG CGTGGAGTATTTGTTGCTGGTCTTAAGGAAGAAATTGTTAGTGACGCTGAACAGATTCTAAAGCTTATAGATTCTGGAGAAG TTAATAGGCACTTTGGCGAGACAAATATGAATGTTCACAGTAGCAGGTCTCACACCATCTTCAGAATG GTGATTGAGAGCAGGGGAAAAGATAATAATTCTTCAGATGCTATCCGTGTCTCAGTCTTG AATTTGGTTGACTTGGCTGGATCTGAGCGAATTGCTAAAACTGGTGCTGGTGGTGTACGCTTGACGGAAGGGAAGTACATTAATAAGAGCTTAATGATTCTTGGTAATGTCATCAATAAACTAAGTGACAGTGCAAAGTTAAG GGCACATATTCCGTACCGAGATAGTAAGCTGACTCGGATTCTTCAGCCTGCACTTGGTGGTAATGCAAAGACCTGCATTATATGCACTATCGCACCAGAAGAG CATCATATTGAGGAATCAAAAGGAACTCTCCAATTTGCAAGCAGAGCCAAGCGCATCACCAACTGTGCTCAAGTGAATGAG ATCTTGACTGATGCCGCTTTATTGAAGCGCCAAAAATCAGAGATAGAAGAGCTACGAATGAAGCTTCAG GGATCTCATGCCGAAGTGTTGGAGCAAGAGATCTTAAAGCTAAGCAATCAGATGCTTAAG TATGAGTTAGAATGTGAAAGGCTAAAAACACAactggaagaagagagaaggaagcAGAAGGAGCAGGAACAATGCATCAAGGACCAACAAATGAAAATTGAGAACCTAAACAATCTTGTCACTAATTCAAACTTCAAGAGGAACCAGTCAGAG GACTTTATCAGTTTAAGAAAGACTCCAGATGGGCAATGCAATAATATCAATGATAGCAGTGATGTTCTTGGGACTCCGTGCTTTAAATCCGCTTCCCGTTCCTTTGTGGTTTCTCGGTCAAATAATTATTCAGGACTATCTGATTTTAGTCCGATGGTTAATTCCCTGGGGGATGTGGCCGATGAAGACACTTGGATGAAACTAAACAAGGGTTTTGTTGCAGACCTTGATAAACTCCAGTTTACACCTGCAATTAAATGTCAATTCACACCTGCGGTTAAATGTCAACCCACTCCATTAACTACAGCAACCACG GAGTGCTCGCTTGAAAACTACAAAGAGGTGGAAGATCTCAAAAGTCAGATTGAGTTGCTGAACAATGAGAAGGAGGGTCTTCAG GTAAAATTCAACGAACAAGTACTTCTGAACAACAAACTGATGGAAGAGATGACTGAGCTCAAACAAGAAACTCTTCCCATCAAGGAAATTCCAAATAAGTTATCTAAGTCATTTGCTAATTGCAAGGATGTCTACAAGGATGTTATAGTCACAATGCAG AGCTTAATCGCTGACAAGGAATCTCCAACAGTAAAGCTGCTCTTTGGTACAACTGAAATCACAACAAGCCTTCTGTCAACTCTAGATACACAATTCTCAATGATAATGGATGGTCAGAAAACGGGCAGTAGCATCGATCATCCTTTATCTGACCAATGGGAAACACTTCGTGTGAGTCTAAAGAACACAACCACGTCGTTGCTGTCAGACGCACAAGCAAAAGATGAATTCCTGAACTCCCACAACAAG GGACAAGAAACAGTTGCTTTGGAGGAGGAGAAACTGAAGTCTGAGCTCATTGTCATCAAGAAAAGATATAACAAGGTGGAGAAAGAGTTGTGTTTGGATAAACAGCTTCTAGAAGCTTCAATAGAAAGTCATGAGAAGCTGTTAAAAGAGGTACAGTTGCTGAAGGAAGAAAAGGAGTCTTTAGATAGAAAACTCTCTCAATCAACTCAGAGACTGAGAGTGACTGCAAGCGATAAGGAGAATGTTTTAAGAGATCTCAATGTGGAAGTGAAGCGGAGGAaagagatggaggaagagaTTAAGCAAATCAGCACTGCTTTCGCTACCAGGCACAAAtcttttgtgtcttttcacagtgaaatcaaatccaaaatgCAGAAACTAACCACTCGAAATCCGTAA
- the LOC104787209 gene encoding bZIP transcription factor 2-like — MFSTNFEPVHICFDDAMITGDELTEILAFLQSDESDNPSGTSELVPVDEKKRRRTLSNRESAKRSRLKKKKRFEELTEEVKRLNLRNQELKNRLANVVSCGNDISNENNSLKTETVCLEMRLLDLYRFLVAIQSPVSTRVTYITELEI, encoded by the coding sequence ATGTTTTCTACCAATTTTGAGCCGGTTCATATCTGCTTTGATGATGCTATGATAACCGGAGATGAACTCACAGAAATATTGGCGTTTCTTCAATCAGACGAGTCGGATAATCCAAGCGGTACAAGCGAGTTGGTACCggttgatgagaagaagagaaggcgGACGTTATCGAACCGGGAATCGGCAAAGAGAtcgaggttgaagaagaagaaacgtttTGAAGAATTAACCGAAGAGGTGAAGCGGCTGAACCTAAGGAATCAGGAGCTGAAAAACCGGTTAGCTAATGTGGTTAGTTGTGGTAATGACAtatcaaatgaaaataacaGCTTGAAAACCGAAACGGTTTGCCTTGAAATGAGGCTTCTAGACTTGTACCGGTTTTTAGTGGCCATTCAATCGCCAGTCTCAACGAGAGTAACTTACATCACAGAGCTCGAGATTTAA
- the LOC104787210 gene encoding uncharacterized protein KIAA0930 homolog isoform X4: MLNDGEATPSRHEILSMVKKHSKSLGNTSLDEQDASDVEMDSNFWHGVFDVYFIRCMESRRRQDDDLLFFVRKLSCKSYGLTENDDAPAPYFVRRWAPKQLDELLGESLAEVDWRKSFYLNMIAHTSFTVTVAICSNEALKTYQGSKDTKLSPIYKVVKTVYASPSRVNFHLDSKKEVETTPAYPEICFAVDDFDSTFDAVVLNEKDHCYCVLLNSHDGAAFPSENVKDSSESSTNTEPRSVKDPKVTLFSGFVSYQMVREAYEGGRNRFGSLLSLGHNTGKADRLYMRGPGGRGEVEVAVSGVIAKHAIAAATASYDEDEMFPLKCCLMSISLPWETIAHDLLFKASPPVNME, from the exons atgctcaaCGATGGAGAAGCGACTCCTtctag GCATGAGATTCTTAGTATGGTGAAGAAGCACTCGAAGTCGTTAGGAAATACGTCTCTTGATGAGCAAGATGCGTCTGACGTAGAAATGGACTCTAATTTCTGGCATGGTGTGTTTGATGTGTACTTCATTCGTTGTATGGAGTCAAGGAGGCGACAAGACGATGATCTTCTATTTTTTGTGAGGAAATTG AGCTGTAAGTCATATGGTTTGACTGAAAATGACGATGCACCAGCTCCTTACTTTGTGCGCAGGTGGGCACCTAAG CAGTTGGATGAGCTTCTTGGTGAAAGTCTGGCTGAAGTTGATTGGAGGAAgtcattttatttgaatatgatTGCCCACACATCATTTACTGTTACGGTGGCGATTTGCAG CAATGAAGCCCTTAAGACGTACCAAGGAAGTAAAGACACAAAACTCTCTCCTATATACAAG GTTGTAAAAACTGTATATGCATCACCTAGTCGCGTTAATTTTCATCTGGACTCAAAGAAG GAAGTGGAAACAACACCTGCCTACCCAGAAATTTGTTTTGCTGTAGATGATTTTGACTCAACCTTTGATGCTGTG GTTCTGAATGAAAAAGATCATTGCTATTGCGTACTTCTTAATTCTCATGATGGGGCAGCATTTCCAAGTGAAAATGTTAAAGATTCCAGTGAATCTAGTACTAATACTGAACCCAGAAGTGTGAAAGATCCTAAG GTTACtctgttttctgggtttgtcaGCTATCAAATGGTTCGAGAAGCCTATGAAG GGGGAAGGAATCGGTTCGGAAGCCTTCTATCACTGGGTCATAACACAGGAAAAGCAGACCGACTTTATATGAGAGGTCCAGGAGGACGTGGAGAAGTTGAAGTAGCTGTTTCTGGGGTTATAG CTAAACATGCAATAGCAGCTGCTACCGCCTCTTACGATGAAGACGAGATGTTCCCTCTTAAATGCTGCTTAATGTCCATCTCATTGCCATGGGAGACTATTGCTCATGATCTTTTATTCAAG GCATCTCCACCAGTGAACATGGAGTAG
- the LOC104787210 gene encoding uncharacterized protein KIAA0930 homolog isoform X5, with protein MLNDGEATPSRHEILSMVKKHSKSLGNTSLDEQDASDVEMDSNFWHGVFDVYFIRCMESRRRQDDDLLFFVRKLSCKSYGLTENDDAPAPYFVRRWAPKLDELLGESLAEVDWRKSFYLNMIAHTSFTVTVAICSNEALKTYQGSKDTKLSPIYKVVKTVYASPSRVNFHLDSKKEVETTPAYPEICFAVDDFDSTFDAVVLNEKDHCYCVLLNSHDGAAFPSENVKDSSESSTNTEPRSVKDPKVTLFSGFVSYQMVREAYEGGRNRFGSLLSLGHNTGKADRLYMRGPGGRGEVEVAVSGVIAKHAIAAATASYDEDEMFPLKCCLMSISLPWETIAHDLLFKASPPVNME; from the exons atgctcaaCGATGGAGAAGCGACTCCTtctag GCATGAGATTCTTAGTATGGTGAAGAAGCACTCGAAGTCGTTAGGAAATACGTCTCTTGATGAGCAAGATGCGTCTGACGTAGAAATGGACTCTAATTTCTGGCATGGTGTGTTTGATGTGTACTTCATTCGTTGTATGGAGTCAAGGAGGCGACAAGACGATGATCTTCTATTTTTTGTGAGGAAATTG AGCTGTAAGTCATATGGTTTGACTGAAAATGACGATGCACCAGCTCCTTACTTTGTGCGCAGGTGGGCACCTAAG TTGGATGAGCTTCTTGGTGAAAGTCTGGCTGAAGTTGATTGGAGGAAgtcattttatttgaatatgatTGCCCACACATCATTTACTGTTACGGTGGCGATTTGCAG CAATGAAGCCCTTAAGACGTACCAAGGAAGTAAAGACACAAAACTCTCTCCTATATACAAG GTTGTAAAAACTGTATATGCATCACCTAGTCGCGTTAATTTTCATCTGGACTCAAAGAAG GAAGTGGAAACAACACCTGCCTACCCAGAAATTTGTTTTGCTGTAGATGATTTTGACTCAACCTTTGATGCTGTG GTTCTGAATGAAAAAGATCATTGCTATTGCGTACTTCTTAATTCTCATGATGGGGCAGCATTTCCAAGTGAAAATGTTAAAGATTCCAGTGAATCTAGTACTAATACTGAACCCAGAAGTGTGAAAGATCCTAAG GTTACtctgttttctgggtttgtcaGCTATCAAATGGTTCGAGAAGCCTATGAAG GGGGAAGGAATCGGTTCGGAAGCCTTCTATCACTGGGTCATAACACAGGAAAAGCAGACCGACTTTATATGAGAGGTCCAGGAGGACGTGGAGAAGTTGAAGTAGCTGTTTCTGGGGTTATAG CTAAACATGCAATAGCAGCTGCTACCGCCTCTTACGATGAAGACGAGATGTTCCCTCTTAAATGCTGCTTAATGTCCATCTCATTGCCATGGGAGACTATTGCTCATGATCTTTTATTCAAG GCATCTCCACCAGTGAACATGGAGTAG
- the LOC104787210 gene encoding uncharacterized protein KIAA0930 homolog isoform X3, producing MLNDGEATPSRHEILSMVKKHSKSLGNTSLDEQDASDVEMDSNFWHGVFDVYFIRCMESRRRQDDDLLFFVRKLSCKSYGLTENDDAPAPYFVRRWAPKQLDELLGESLAEVDWRKSFYLNMIAHTSFTVTVAICSNEALKTYQGSKDTKLSPIYKVVKTVYASPSRVNFHLDSKKEVETTPAYPEICFAVDDFDSTFDAVVLNEKDHCYCVLLNSHDGAAFPSENVKDSSESSTNTEPRSVKDPKVTLFSGFVSYQMVREAYEGGRNRFGSLLSLGHNTGKADRLYMRGPGGRGEVEVAVSGVIVVGPVSPMSSKKSIDLGSIFRKAAYVASVAAKHAIAAATASYDEDEMFPLKCCLMSISLPWETIAHDLLFKASPPVNME from the exons atgctcaaCGATGGAGAAGCGACTCCTtctag GCATGAGATTCTTAGTATGGTGAAGAAGCACTCGAAGTCGTTAGGAAATACGTCTCTTGATGAGCAAGATGCGTCTGACGTAGAAATGGACTCTAATTTCTGGCATGGTGTGTTTGATGTGTACTTCATTCGTTGTATGGAGTCAAGGAGGCGACAAGACGATGATCTTCTATTTTTTGTGAGGAAATTG AGCTGTAAGTCATATGGTTTGACTGAAAATGACGATGCACCAGCTCCTTACTTTGTGCGCAGGTGGGCACCTAAG CAGTTGGATGAGCTTCTTGGTGAAAGTCTGGCTGAAGTTGATTGGAGGAAgtcattttatttgaatatgatTGCCCACACATCATTTACTGTTACGGTGGCGATTTGCAG CAATGAAGCCCTTAAGACGTACCAAGGAAGTAAAGACACAAAACTCTCTCCTATATACAAG GTTGTAAAAACTGTATATGCATCACCTAGTCGCGTTAATTTTCATCTGGACTCAAAGAAG GAAGTGGAAACAACACCTGCCTACCCAGAAATTTGTTTTGCTGTAGATGATTTTGACTCAACCTTTGATGCTGTG GTTCTGAATGAAAAAGATCATTGCTATTGCGTACTTCTTAATTCTCATGATGGGGCAGCATTTCCAAGTGAAAATGTTAAAGATTCCAGTGAATCTAGTACTAATACTGAACCCAGAAGTGTGAAAGATCCTAAG GTTACtctgttttctgggtttgtcaGCTATCAAATGGTTCGAGAAGCCTATGAAG GGGGAAGGAATCGGTTCGGAAGCCTTCTATCACTGGGTCATAACACAGGAAAAGCAGACCGACTTTATATGAGAGGTCCAGGAGGACGTGGAGAAGTTGAAGTAGCTGTTTCTGGGGTTATAG TTGTAGGTCCTGTTTCACCAATGTCTTCAAAGAAGAGCATCGATCTTGGCTCCATTTTCCGTAAAGCAGCATATGTTGCATCTGTCGCAGCTAAACATGCAATAGCAGCTGCTACCGCCTCTTACGATGAAGACGAGATGTTCCCTCTTAAATGCTGCTTAATGTCCATCTCATTGCCATGGGAGACTATTGCTCATGATCTTTTATTCAAG GCATCTCCACCAGTGAACATGGAGTAG
- the LOC104787210 gene encoding uncharacterized protein KIAA0930 homolog isoform X2 — translation MLNDGEATPSRHEILSMVKKHSKSLGNTSLDEQDASDVEMDSNFWHGVFDVYFIRCMESRRRQDDDLLFFVRKLSCKSYGLTENDDAPAPYFVRRWAPKLDELLGESLAEVDWRKSFYLNMIAHTSFTVTVAICSNEALKTYQGSKDTKLSPIYKVVKTVYASPSRVNFHLDSKKEVETTPAYPEICFAVDDFDSTFDAVVLNEKDHCYCVLLNSHDGAAFPSENVKDSSESSTNTEPRSVKDPKVTLFSGFVSYQMVREAYEGGRNRFGSLLSLGHNTGKADRLYMRGPGGRGEVEVAVSGVIDQSQVVVGPVSPMSSKKSIDLGSIFRKAAYVASVAAKHAIAAATASYDEDEMFPLKCCLMSISLPWETIAHDLLFKASPPVNME, via the exons atgctcaaCGATGGAGAAGCGACTCCTtctag GCATGAGATTCTTAGTATGGTGAAGAAGCACTCGAAGTCGTTAGGAAATACGTCTCTTGATGAGCAAGATGCGTCTGACGTAGAAATGGACTCTAATTTCTGGCATGGTGTGTTTGATGTGTACTTCATTCGTTGTATGGAGTCAAGGAGGCGACAAGACGATGATCTTCTATTTTTTGTGAGGAAATTG AGCTGTAAGTCATATGGTTTGACTGAAAATGACGATGCACCAGCTCCTTACTTTGTGCGCAGGTGGGCACCTAAG TTGGATGAGCTTCTTGGTGAAAGTCTGGCTGAAGTTGATTGGAGGAAgtcattttatttgaatatgatTGCCCACACATCATTTACTGTTACGGTGGCGATTTGCAG CAATGAAGCCCTTAAGACGTACCAAGGAAGTAAAGACACAAAACTCTCTCCTATATACAAG GTTGTAAAAACTGTATATGCATCACCTAGTCGCGTTAATTTTCATCTGGACTCAAAGAAG GAAGTGGAAACAACACCTGCCTACCCAGAAATTTGTTTTGCTGTAGATGATTTTGACTCAACCTTTGATGCTGTG GTTCTGAATGAAAAAGATCATTGCTATTGCGTACTTCTTAATTCTCATGATGGGGCAGCATTTCCAAGTGAAAATGTTAAAGATTCCAGTGAATCTAGTACTAATACTGAACCCAGAAGTGTGAAAGATCCTAAG GTTACtctgttttctgggtttgtcaGCTATCAAATGGTTCGAGAAGCCTATGAAG GGGGAAGGAATCGGTTCGGAAGCCTTCTATCACTGGGTCATAACACAGGAAAAGCAGACCGACTTTATATGAGAGGTCCAGGAGGACGTGGAGAAGTTGAAGTAGCTGTTTCTGGGGTTATAG ATCAGAGCCAAGTAGTTGTAGGTCCTGTTTCACCAATGTCTTCAAAGAAGAGCATCGATCTTGGCTCCATTTTCCGTAAAGCAGCATATGTTGCATCTGTCGCAGCTAAACATGCAATAGCAGCTGCTACCGCCTCTTACGATGAAGACGAGATGTTCCCTCTTAAATGCTGCTTAATGTCCATCTCATTGCCATGGGAGACTATTGCTCATGATCTTTTATTCAAG GCATCTCCACCAGTGAACATGGAGTAG
- the LOC104787210 gene encoding uncharacterized protein KIAA0930 homolog isoform X1, protein MLNDGEATPSRHEILSMVKKHSKSLGNTSLDEQDASDVEMDSNFWHGVFDVYFIRCMESRRRQDDDLLFFVRKLSCKSYGLTENDDAPAPYFVRRWAPKQLDELLGESLAEVDWRKSFYLNMIAHTSFTVTVAICSNEALKTYQGSKDTKLSPIYKVVKTVYASPSRVNFHLDSKKEVETTPAYPEICFAVDDFDSTFDAVVLNEKDHCYCVLLNSHDGAAFPSENVKDSSESSTNTEPRSVKDPKVTLFSGFVSYQMVREAYEGGRNRFGSLLSLGHNTGKADRLYMRGPGGRGEVEVAVSGVIDQSQVVVGPVSPMSSKKSIDLGSIFRKAAYVASVAAKHAIAAATASYDEDEMFPLKCCLMSISLPWETIAHDLLFKASPPVNME, encoded by the exons atgctcaaCGATGGAGAAGCGACTCCTtctag GCATGAGATTCTTAGTATGGTGAAGAAGCACTCGAAGTCGTTAGGAAATACGTCTCTTGATGAGCAAGATGCGTCTGACGTAGAAATGGACTCTAATTTCTGGCATGGTGTGTTTGATGTGTACTTCATTCGTTGTATGGAGTCAAGGAGGCGACAAGACGATGATCTTCTATTTTTTGTGAGGAAATTG AGCTGTAAGTCATATGGTTTGACTGAAAATGACGATGCACCAGCTCCTTACTTTGTGCGCAGGTGGGCACCTAAG CAGTTGGATGAGCTTCTTGGTGAAAGTCTGGCTGAAGTTGATTGGAGGAAgtcattttatttgaatatgatTGCCCACACATCATTTACTGTTACGGTGGCGATTTGCAG CAATGAAGCCCTTAAGACGTACCAAGGAAGTAAAGACACAAAACTCTCTCCTATATACAAG GTTGTAAAAACTGTATATGCATCACCTAGTCGCGTTAATTTTCATCTGGACTCAAAGAAG GAAGTGGAAACAACACCTGCCTACCCAGAAATTTGTTTTGCTGTAGATGATTTTGACTCAACCTTTGATGCTGTG GTTCTGAATGAAAAAGATCATTGCTATTGCGTACTTCTTAATTCTCATGATGGGGCAGCATTTCCAAGTGAAAATGTTAAAGATTCCAGTGAATCTAGTACTAATACTGAACCCAGAAGTGTGAAAGATCCTAAG GTTACtctgttttctgggtttgtcaGCTATCAAATGGTTCGAGAAGCCTATGAAG GGGGAAGGAATCGGTTCGGAAGCCTTCTATCACTGGGTCATAACACAGGAAAAGCAGACCGACTTTATATGAGAGGTCCAGGAGGACGTGGAGAAGTTGAAGTAGCTGTTTCTGGGGTTATAG ATCAGAGCCAAGTAGTTGTAGGTCCTGTTTCACCAATGTCTTCAAAGAAGAGCATCGATCTTGGCTCCATTTTCCGTAAAGCAGCATATGTTGCATCTGTCGCAGCTAAACATGCAATAGCAGCTGCTACCGCCTCTTACGATGAAGACGAGATGTTCCCTCTTAAATGCTGCTTAATGTCCATCTCATTGCCATGGGAGACTATTGCTCATGATCTTTTATTCAAG GCATCTCCACCAGTGAACATGGAGTAG
- the LOC104787210 gene encoding uncharacterized protein KIAA0930 homolog isoform X6, which yields MSYHMRFRSGNCQEEFVTDLMEQLIYFWGIIFLLLYSGEKATVLHLDELLGESLAEVDWRKSFYLNMIAHTSFTVTVAICSNEALKTYQGSKDTKLSPIYKVVKTVYASPSRVNFHLDSKKEVETTPAYPEICFAVDDFDSTFDAVVLNEKDHCYCVLLNSHDGAAFPSENVKDSSESSTNTEPRSVKDPKVTLFSGFVSYQMVREAYEGGRNRFGSLLSLGHNTGKADRLYMRGPGGRGEVEVAVSGVIDQSQVVVGPVSPMSSKKSIDLGSIFRKAAYVASVAAKHAIAAATASYDEDEMFPLKCCLMSISLPWETIAHDLLFKASPPVNME from the exons ATGTCTTATCACATGAGGTTTCGTTCTGGCAATTGTCAAGAAGAATTTGTAACGGATCTAATGGAACAATTAATTTACTTCTGGGGgatcatttttcttcttctttattcggGTGAGAAAGCGACAGTACTACAT TTGGATGAGCTTCTTGGTGAAAGTCTGGCTGAAGTTGATTGGAGGAAgtcattttatttgaatatgatTGCCCACACATCATTTACTGTTACGGTGGCGATTTGCAG CAATGAAGCCCTTAAGACGTACCAAGGAAGTAAAGACACAAAACTCTCTCCTATATACAAG GTTGTAAAAACTGTATATGCATCACCTAGTCGCGTTAATTTTCATCTGGACTCAAAGAAG GAAGTGGAAACAACACCTGCCTACCCAGAAATTTGTTTTGCTGTAGATGATTTTGACTCAACCTTTGATGCTGTG GTTCTGAATGAAAAAGATCATTGCTATTGCGTACTTCTTAATTCTCATGATGGGGCAGCATTTCCAAGTGAAAATGTTAAAGATTCCAGTGAATCTAGTACTAATACTGAACCCAGAAGTGTGAAAGATCCTAAG GTTACtctgttttctgggtttgtcaGCTATCAAATGGTTCGAGAAGCCTATGAAG GGGGAAGGAATCGGTTCGGAAGCCTTCTATCACTGGGTCATAACACAGGAAAAGCAGACCGACTTTATATGAGAGGTCCAGGAGGACGTGGAGAAGTTGAAGTAGCTGTTTCTGGGGTTATAG ATCAGAGCCAAGTAGTTGTAGGTCCTGTTTCACCAATGTCTTCAAAGAAGAGCATCGATCTTGGCTCCATTTTCCGTAAAGCAGCATATGTTGCATCTGTCGCAGCTAAACATGCAATAGCAGCTGCTACCGCCTCTTACGATGAAGACGAGATGTTCCCTCTTAAATGCTGCTTAATGTCCATCTCATTGCCATGGGAGACTATTGCTCATGATCTTTTATTCAAG GCATCTCCACCAGTGAACATGGAGTAG